The Aphis gossypii isolate Hap1 unplaced genomic scaffold, ASM2018417v2 Contig00049, whole genome shotgun sequence genome has a window encoding:
- the LOC126553018 gene encoding uncharacterized protein LOC126553018 encodes MEAAALYPWSTAESLMRLARKNSLPRLPGNLRDLATLFEDGQLNRFACCNNVLFKGCVQDTDNKTSIIFACTQLIRSVLMNDIQEIHADATFKVIPSNMGYQMLTLHGMVQNYSIPIVYVLMEKKTRTSYESVFRFIKNNLLPTFTPSVIITDYETALRDVLMSVFPGARSVGCWFHHNQALWKKMKSLQYLNYVNNNDNAKKVLRLLMCLPLLPAQNMETGFMLIRAFSINHQVNLERLLQYYQRYWLRNVGPEIVSVHGLPRRTNNNLESFHNALKLKFSVNHPSLWIFLDHLSKIHTNYHIIVNQIVNNLTPTRHLRNKFLANSRRIKNATEQYDLGLISLWQFLQRCSYLSTAYIERQRLWALQNNEDDDEIPDVDFDDEPPVLAPVENLPPLEVELPLEVANREPVPASLCLVCMTATTLNSEEQFIVLPCGHGWLCGICVVSLDRPNCVCPICRRPHVTFQRIYFA; translated from the exons ATGGAAGCTGCTGCATTATACCCCTGGTCAACCGCAGAATCATTGATGCGTTTGGCAAGGAAAAATTCATTGCCCAGATTGCCAGGCAACTTAAGAGATTTAGCAACATTATTTGAGGATGGACAGCTCAACAGATTCGCATgttgtaataatgttttattcaaaGGCTGTGTGCAGGATACTGATAATaagacaagtataatatttgccTGCACACAACTTATTAGATCGGTTCTTATGAATGATATTCAAGAAATCCATGCAGATGCAACGTTTAAAGTTATTCCTTCAAACATGGGTTACCAAATGTTAACACTACATGGCATGGTTCAAAATTAT tcAATACCAATTGTTTACGTACTAATGGAGAAGAAGACGAGAACTTCATACGAATCTGTTTTTCGgttcatcaaaaataatttattaccaacATTTACACCAAGTGTGATTATTACAGACTACGAGACAGCATTGAGAGATGTGTTAATGTCGGTATTTCCAGGTGCCCGTTCTGTGGGTTGCTGGTTCCATCATAACcag gccctatggaaaaaaatgaaaagtttacaatatttaaattatgtcaaCAACAACGATAATGCAAAAAAAGTATTGCGATTATTAATGTGCCTTCCACTGTTACCGGCTCAAAACATGGAAACTGGATTCATGTTAATCAGAGCATTTTCTATTAATCATCAAGTCAATTTAGAACggttactacaatattatcagAG GTACTGGTTAAGGAATGTTGGGCCAGAAATTGTCTCAGTTCACGGGTTGCCACGAAGGACGAACAATAACTTGGAGAGTTTTCATAACGCACTTAAACTGAAATTCTCCGTCAACCATCCAAGTTTATGGatatttttag ATCATTTGAGTAAAATACACACAAATTACCATATCATTGTCAaccaaattgtaaataatttaactccaACAAGACATTTGAGAAACAAATTTTTGGCAAATTCTCGGCGAATCAAAAATGCTACTGAGCAGTACGATTTAGGCCTCATCTCTTTATGGCAATTTTTACAGCGCTGTTCTTATTTAAGTACTGCTTACATAGAGAGACAAAGGCTCTGGGCTCTTCAAAACAACGAAGATGATGATGAAATCCCTGACGTAGATTTTGATGACGAGCCACCAGTACTAGCGCCAGTAGAAAATTTGCCACCATTGGAAGTAGAGTTACCGTTAGAAGTGGCCAATCGTGAACCAGTACCAGCCTCATTGTGTTTAGTGTGTATGACAGCGACGACCCTCAATAGTGaagaacaatttattgttttaccgtGTGGGCATGGTTGGCTGTGTGGCATATGTGTTGTTAGTTTAGACCGCCCTAATTGTGTATGCCCCATATGCCGTAGACCTCATGTGACCTTTCAAAGAATTTACTTTGcttag